In a single window of the Flavobacterium sp. W4I14 genome:
- a CDS encoding outer membrane receptor protein involved in Fe transport (product_source=COG1629; cath_funfam=2.170.130.10; cleavage_site_network=SignalP-noTM; cog=COG1629; pfam=PF00593,PF07715,PF13715; superfamily=49464,56935), whose translation MSRIFTQIFYVLLFVYAGNIAAQAQSITVSGTVKDKQSKEGLAGVSLTIKGHSGGTASTSNGSFTFTTTAKVPFTLVASYVGYGTVEQQITGNATGINLELETAVVLGGDVVVSASRTPERILESPVSIERMSAASIREIAAPSFYDALNNMKGVESSMQSLTFKSINTRGFNSNGNTRFNQYIDGMDNQAPGLNFSVGNIVGITELDVDNVELLPGASSALYGAGGINGTLLMTSKDPFKYPGASFQYKTGVNHVNDDNSSVQPFNQLDVRMAKSWNNKFGVKAAFSFLQAKDWIGNNFNNFDRVSRTVKSGTRESDPNYDGINTYGDELSQNMRNVAQSVLAAGTATYIKNYGLATGGGVPTQAQITTFLSTNAQTRPFYAGLNTPGLIPNQNITRNGYQEADLVDYNTKSLKASGALYYNISNTVQATFQANWGTGTSVYTGSDRYSLRNFNIGQYKLEVKGEDFMLRGYTTQERSGDSYISSILGSYINEKSKISQAWFPEYVGNYVGARSLGQTDVQAQITARTAANSASAGGSAYFAPGSPQFLQAKDQIMNTTISASDPTKGIYGAKFDDKSNLYHYEGLYNFTNLFNKVVEFQVGASYRLYDLNSAGTIFNDLTNSIDIKEYGSFAQIGKKFFNDKVKFTFAGRYDKSQNFEGRFTPRVTGVFTVAKNNNIRVSYQTGYRNPTTQNQYIDLSVGGGTQRLIGGLPEIMFNKYHLDTNKPYTDVSYRAYLASAATTGVPNPALLQAYNFDARGVRPESVQSYELGYKGLVLPNLLIDAYGYYSIYKDFITAVDVYQNVGGSFVKFGVPVNAEGEVNSYGAALGLDYLIGKYNISGNVSYNEIGDLPVNYINDFNTPKIRYNLGFGNKEIIKNFGFNLAYRWQDQFYWNSSFASGQVPAYSSLDAQVSLRIPSVQSIIKLGGSNVLNKYYFTSYGNPQAGAIYYVAISFNP comes from the coding sequence ATGAGCAGAATTTTTACACAGATCTTCTATGTGTTATTATTTGTGTACGCAGGCAATATTGCGGCACAGGCACAGAGTATTACGGTTAGCGGTACCGTAAAAGACAAGCAATCGAAGGAAGGCCTGGCAGGCGTAAGTTTAACCATCAAAGGCCATTCTGGCGGCACAGCCTCCACAAGCAACGGTAGTTTTACATTTACAACAACAGCTAAGGTTCCCTTTACGCTAGTGGCATCTTACGTGGGCTATGGTACAGTAGAACAACAGATTACCGGGAATGCTACGGGAATTAACCTGGAGCTCGAAACGGCAGTGGTTTTGGGAGGAGATGTGGTTGTTTCGGCATCACGTACGCCTGAGCGTATATTAGAATCACCGGTTTCTATCGAGCGGATGAGTGCTGCTTCAATCAGGGAAATTGCCGCACCATCATTTTACGATGCTTTGAACAACATGAAAGGTGTAGAAAGCAGTATGCAGAGTTTAACTTTCAAGTCGATTAATACGCGTGGTTTCAATTCAAATGGTAATACCCGTTTTAACCAATATATAGATGGAATGGATAACCAGGCCCCTGGACTAAACTTCTCAGTGGGTAATATTGTGGGTATAACCGAGCTCGATGTAGATAATGTTGAACTCCTGCCAGGTGCTTCATCTGCTCTTTATGGTGCAGGTGGTATTAATGGTACTTTATTAATGACTTCAAAAGATCCTTTTAAATATCCTGGAGCAAGCTTTCAGTATAAAACAGGGGTAAACCATGTTAATGATGATAATAGCAGTGTACAGCCTTTCAATCAGTTGGATGTGCGCATGGCAAAATCATGGAACAATAAGTTTGGCGTAAAAGCGGCATTTTCATTTTTGCAGGCCAAAGATTGGATTGGAAATAATTTTAACAATTTCGATCGGGTTTCGCGTACTGTTAAATCGGGAACAAGAGAATCTGATCCAAACTACGATGGGATCAACACCTATGGTGATGAGTTGAGTCAGAACATGAGAAATGTAGCGCAGAGCGTATTGGCTGCAGGAACAGCAACCTACATTAAAAATTATGGATTGGCAACGGGGGGAGGTGTTCCAACCCAGGCGCAGATCACTACGTTTCTCTCCACAAATGCACAAACCAGACCATTTTATGCGGGATTGAATACGCCAGGTCTAATTCCCAACCAGAACATTACACGGAATGGTTATCAGGAAGCCGATCTTGTAGATTATAATACCAAGTCATTGAAAGCATCCGGAGCTTTATATTATAATATCAGTAATACAGTTCAGGCAACTTTTCAGGCCAATTGGGGCACAGGTACTTCGGTTTACACCGGATCTGACCGTTATTCATTACGTAATTTCAATATCGGCCAGTACAAATTGGAGGTAAAAGGAGAAGATTTCATGTTACGTGGTTATACCACACAAGAACGTTCGGGCGATTCTTACATTTCTTCTATCTTGGGTAGTTATATTAACGAAAAATCTAAAATTTCTCAGGCATGGTTTCCTGAATATGTAGGCAATTATGTTGGTGCAAGATCACTTGGACAAACTGACGTACAGGCGCAGATTACCGCTAGAACTGCAGCAAACTCTGCTTCAGCAGGAGGAAGCGCTTATTTTGCGCCAGGTTCTCCGCAGTTCCTTCAGGCAAAAGATCAGATAATGAATACCACAATCAGTGCTTCAGATCCTACAAAAGGTATCTACGGTGCTAAATTCGATGATAAATCTAACTTATATCATTATGAAGGGCTCTATAATTTCACCAACCTTTTCAATAAAGTGGTAGAATTTCAGGTAGGTGCATCATACCGTTTATATGATTTAAATTCGGCCGGAACAATTTTTAACGACTTGACAAATTCCATCGATATTAAAGAATATGGTTCATTTGCACAGATCGGTAAAAAATTCTTTAACGATAAGGTTAAATTTACTTTTGCAGGTCGTTATGATAAAAGTCAGAATTTTGAAGGCCGGTTTACACCAAGGGTAACTGGGGTATTCACAGTTGCCAAAAACAACAACATCAGGGTTTCTTACCAAACAGGTTACCGTAACCCGACAACACAAAATCAGTATATAGATTTATCGGTAGGTGGTGGCACACAGCGTCTAATTGGCGGACTACCTGAAATTATGTTTAATAAATATCACCTGGATACCAATAAACCTTATACCGATGTAAGTTATCGTGCATATCTGGCATCTGCCGCTACTACTGGTGTACCAAATCCAGCTTTATTGCAAGCCTATAACTTTGATGCACGAGGCGTGCGTCCAGAAAGCGTGCAATCTTATGAATTGGGTTATAAAGGATTGGTTCTTCCAAATTTATTGATCGATGCCTATGGTTACTATAGCATCTATAAAGACTTTATTACGGCAGTAGATGTTTATCAGAATGTTGGCGGAAGTTTTGTGAAATTCGGCGTTCCGGTTAACGCAGAAGGAGAGGTTAATTCTTATGGGGCAGCGCTAGGATTAGATTATCTGATCGGAAAATACAACATCAGCGGCAACGTTTCCTATAATGAAATCGGCGATTTACCCGTTAATTACATTAACGATTTCAATACTCCGAAAATCCGTTACAACCTGGGTTTTGGTAATAAAGAAATTATTAAAAACTTTGGTTTTAATTTGGCATATCGCTGGCAAGATCAATTCTACTGGAATTCTTCTTTTGCCTCAGGTCAGGTGCCGGCATACAGCTCTCTGGATGCACAAGTAAGCTTAAGAATCCCTTCAGTTCAATCAATCATTAAACTTGGTGGTTCGAACGTTTTGAATAAATATTATTTTACTTCTTACGGTAACCCGCAAGCAGGCGCTATCTATTACGTAGCCATTAGTTTTAATCCATAA
- a CDS encoding penicillin amidase (product_source=KO:K01434; cath_funfam=1.10.439.10; cog=COG2366; ko=KO:K01434; pfam=PF01804; superfamily=56235; transmembrane_helix_parts=Inside_1_6,TMhelix_7_29,Outside_30_809), with translation MNKIKAVFCIIIPIALAFLFNTKLGSTPPLLKFLDPFMGFWQNAENNHFMFNHKAKIKGAIDKIEIVFDDRMIPHIFAQNDHDLYLAQGYVTAMHRLWQMDFQTRFAAGRISEVVGDKAIEVDRYQRRMGMVYGAENSLKGMMADPKAKEMILAYTEGINAYIKTLSKANYPLEYKILDFKPENWTPVKCALLLKQMSAVLAMGSDEFYMTNILKKFGPEITKNLFPDYPFREDPIIPVGTKWDFSPLPTPKTPESFTQAQTGEVKTTEKIEGIGSNNWALSGAKTASGYPILANDPHLDLTLPSIWYQIQLHAPGVNTYGVSLPGAPGVIIGFNQKIAWGVTNVAADVLDFYQIKFKDSSHNEYWYNNKWKATTKRLETIKIRGGNDEIDTVYYTHHGPVVYFQKPKYGRADNVPFGDALRWIAHDESNELMTFYYLNRGKNYNDYRKALTFYTAPAQNFVFASVDNDIAITPNGKFPLKWKDQGKFILDGTDPAYDWQGWIPNAQNPTVKNPPRGFVSSANQSSTDTTYPYYINWEFAPYERGKRINDRLSAMSKATLDSIRLMQTDNYSIMAQNLVPALLPLLNNEQLNATQKEALAYLSKWNKRYDAHEIAASVFEIWTKRLSHDIWADEFEVKGIPMRYPSRDRTVEMILKEPNATWYDNINTSKKETLSDLVNEAFKYSCDSLERRFGPINKDWDWANVKQTNVPHLAKIPGFGSKVLQIGGAKTTINALSEANGPSWRMVIELGKTPKGHGVYPGGQSGNPGSKFYDNMIDTWANGRLYDLFYMQSPDDKSGTVISRLKISK, from the coding sequence ATGAATAAAATTAAAGCCGTATTCTGCATCATTATTCCGATAGCATTAGCTTTTTTATTTAATACCAAATTAGGCAGTACACCCCCACTGTTAAAGTTCCTGGATCCTTTTATGGGTTTCTGGCAAAATGCAGAGAACAATCATTTTATGTTTAACCATAAAGCGAAAATCAAAGGGGCAATAGATAAAATCGAAATCGTTTTTGACGACCGCATGATTCCACATATTTTTGCACAGAATGATCACGATCTGTATCTGGCACAAGGTTATGTAACCGCCATGCACCGCCTTTGGCAAATGGATTTCCAGACCCGTTTTGCAGCGGGTAGAATTAGTGAAGTAGTTGGCGATAAAGCGATAGAGGTAGACCGTTATCAACGCCGGATGGGCATGGTTTACGGAGCAGAAAACTCGTTAAAAGGTATGATGGCCGATCCTAAAGCAAAAGAAATGATCTTAGCTTATACCGAAGGGATCAATGCCTATATCAAAACGCTTTCTAAAGCCAATTATCCCTTAGAATACAAGATACTCGATTTTAAACCTGAAAACTGGACGCCTGTAAAATGTGCGCTGCTCCTAAAACAGATGTCGGCGGTATTAGCCATGGGTTCCGACGAATTTTACATGACCAACATCTTGAAAAAATTCGGTCCTGAAATAACCAAAAACCTTTTCCCGGATTATCCATTCCGCGAAGACCCGATCATACCTGTTGGCACAAAGTGGGATTTCTCTCCCCTACCAACACCTAAAACGCCAGAAAGCTTCACCCAGGCGCAAACAGGCGAGGTAAAAACAACCGAAAAAATAGAAGGCATTGGCAGTAATAACTGGGCTTTATCTGGTGCCAAAACTGCATCAGGATACCCGATTTTGGCAAACGACCCACATTTGGATTTAACACTTCCTTCAATCTGGTATCAGATCCAGCTGCATGCACCGGGCGTAAATACTTACGGCGTTTCATTACCTGGTGCTCCGGGCGTAATTATAGGTTTTAACCAGAAAATAGCCTGGGGTGTGACTAATGTTGCCGCCGATGTACTGGATTTTTATCAGATTAAGTTTAAAGATTCCAGCCACAACGAATATTGGTACAACAATAAATGGAAAGCCACAACAAAGAGATTGGAAACGATTAAAATCCGTGGTGGAAATGATGAAATAGATACCGTTTACTATACCCATCACGGGCCGGTGGTATATTTCCAGAAACCAAAATATGGCAGGGCAGATAATGTACCCTTTGGCGATGCTTTGAGGTGGATTGCACATGATGAATCGAACGAGCTCATGACTTTTTATTACCTGAACCGCGGCAAAAATTATAACGACTACCGTAAGGCCTTAACTTTTTATACCGCACCTGCACAGAACTTTGTTTTCGCCAGTGTGGATAACGATATTGCCATCACGCCAAATGGTAAATTTCCTTTAAAATGGAAGGATCAGGGCAAGTTTATTCTTGATGGTACCGACCCGGCCTACGATTGGCAGGGCTGGATCCCGAATGCACAGAATCCAACAGTTAAGAATCCGCCACGCGGTTTTGTAAGCTCGGCCAACCAGTCCTCTACCGATACTACTTATCCATACTACATTAATTGGGAATTTGCACCTTATGAGCGTGGCAAAAGGATCAACGACCGCTTATCGGCGATGAGCAAGGCTACATTGGATAGCATCCGTTTGATGCAGACCGATAATTATAGCATTATGGCACAAAACCTGGTTCCTGCTTTATTGCCCTTATTGAATAATGAGCAGTTAAATGCAACACAAAAAGAAGCATTGGCTTACCTGAGCAAGTGGAACAAACGTTACGATGCCCATGAAATTGCAGCCAGCGTATTTGAGATATGGACCAAACGCTTATCACATGATATCTGGGCGGACGAATTCGAGGTTAAAGGAATCCCGATGCGTTACCCTTCTAGAGACCGCACGGTTGAGATGATTTTGAAAGAACCCAATGCAACATGGTACGATAACATCAATACCAGCAAAAAAGAAACATTATCTGACCTGGTTAACGAAGCTTTTAAATATAGCTGCGATAGTTTGGAAAGACGCTTTGGGCCGATAAACAAAGATTGGGACTGGGCAAATGTAAAACAGACCAATGTACCACACCTGGCCAAAATACCAGGATTCGGTTCGAAGGTTTTACAGATTGGTGGTGCGAAAACAACGATTAATGCTTTGAGCGAAGCCAACGGACCTTCATGGCGGATGGTGATCGAACTGGGTAAAACGCCAAAAGGACATGGTGTTTATCCAGGCGGCCAATCAGGCAATCCTGGAAGCAAATTTTATGATAATATGATCGATACCTGGGCAAATGGTAGATTATACGATCTGTTTTATATGCAGAGTCCTGATGATAAATCGGGCACGGTTATTTCTCGTTTAAAAATTTCTAAATAG